A stretch of DNA from Streptomyces sp. NBC_01197:
GCAGCACGCTTCGTCGAGCGCTACCGCGCCCTCGGCGGGACCGCCCGGGTCACCCTGTACGGGGCCGAGGCCCGCGCCCCCTACAACCGGGTGCTCCTCGCCGATGTGCTGACCGGACGCTACGACGCGGAGGCGATCGCCCTGCCGGCCGGCGGTGCTCAACTGCGGCTGGGCATCGAGACCGTTGCCGTGGACCCCGCCGCGCGCACGCTGACGCTGGCCGACGGCCGCCGCGAGGCCTGGGACGAACTCGTCCTCGCGACCGGCGCCAACCCGCTGCTGCCCCCGGTACGCGGCTTGCGCCGCCCCGACGGCACCGGACTGCGCGACGGCGTGCACGCCCTGCGCACCCTCGCCGACTGCGCCCGGCTGGCCGAGGACGCAGGACGGGCGCGACGAGCGGTGGTCATCGGGGGCGGGGTACTCGGCGTCAGCGTCGCCCGGGCGCTGGCCGCGCTCGGCCTCACCGTCGAGATCGTGCACCAGGGACCGCATCTGATCGAGCGGCAGCTCGACGCCGAAGCGGCAGCCGCGCTGCGCGCCGGGCTGCGCCGGCTGGGCGTCGAAACCTATCCGGGCAACCGCGCCCGTGCGGTCGTGGACCGGGGTGCCACCGACGGCGCCGCCGTCGAACTGGCCAACGGCTACCGCCTCAGCACCGACCTGGTGGTGCTCGCCTGCGGTGTCCGGCCGCGCACCGCGCTCGCCCACGCAGCAGGGCTGGACGTCGGTACCGGCGTCGTCGTCGACGACGCGCTGGCCGCATCCGAGCCGCACGTGTACGCCATCGGCGACTGCACCCAGCACCGCGGCGCGGTGCACGGCCTGTCCGAACCGGCCTGGGAACAGGCCGACGTACTCGCCGCCCGGCTCTCCGGCGCGGACCCCGGGGCGCGCTACCGGGGCGCGCGCCCGCTGTCCCGGCTCAGTGCAGGACCGCTGGAGTACGCGGCCTTCGGCGAGGCCCACCTCGACGCCGACGACCTGGCCGCCGATCCCGGACTGGACGTGCTGCGACTGACCGACGCGACGCGCGGCACCTACAAGAAGCTCGTGCTGCGCGGCGGGCGTCTGGTGGGCGCGATCCTGCTCGGCGACCTGGCCACCGTGGGCGAGCTCGCCCTCGCCTGCGAACGCGACGACCTCATCTCCGACCGGTCCCTGCACCTGCTCACCCCTTACGGAGCCTCCTGATGACGCAACACCGGACATCCGCCAGGCTGCCCCGCCGGCTGAAGGATCTCGTCCTGATCGGCCACGGCATGGTCGGTCAGCGCTTCCTGGAGGCGCTGACCGGGCAGCCCGGGTCCGCAGCCTGGCGGATCACCGTACTCGCCGAGGAGCCGCGCCCCGCCTACGACCGGGTCCACCTGACCTCGTGGTTCTCCGGCACCGGTGTCGAGGAGCTGTCGCTCGCTCCGCCGGGCTTCCTGACGGAGCACGGCATCGACCTGCGCCTCGCCGACCCGGCCGCCGCGTTCGACCGGGCCGGGCAGACCGTCACGACCGCATCCGGCGATGTGCTGCACTATGACGCGCTGGTGCTGGCCACCGGCTCGTACCCGTTCGTGCCGCCGGTCCCCGGCCGGGACGCGGCCGGCTGTCACGTCTACCGGACCATCGAGGACCTGGAGGCGATCCGGGCCGACGCAGGCCGGGCCGGCATCGGCGTCGTCGTCGGCGGCGGTCTGCTGGGCCTCGAAGCGGCCGGCGCGCTCATGGCGCTCGGCCTGGAGACGCACGTCGTCGAGTTCGCGCCCCGGCTGATGGCCCTCCAGGTCGACGAGGGCGGCGGGCAGCTGCTGCGCCGCAAGATCGAGGACCTGGGCGTCCACGTCCACACCGGCGCCGGCACCCAGGCCATCCTCACCAGTGAGGACGGCCGGGTGCGCGGCATGGGGCTCTCCGACGGCCGCGAACTCCCGGCCGGTCTGGTCGTCTTCTCGGCCGGCGTACGACCGCGCGACCAGCTGGCCCGGGAGAGCGGCCTGCCCGTCGGCGAGCGCGGCGGCATCGTCGTCGACGAGCGCTGCCGCACCAACGACCCGCACGTCTACGCCATCGGCGAGTGCGCGCTGGCCGCCGACGGCAAGGTCTACGGACTGGTGGCCCCCGGCTACGCGATGGCCGCCACGGCCGCCCGCTCACTCGCCGGCGAGTACCGCGACGAGGACGCCTTCACCGGTGCGGACACCTCGACCAAGCTCAAGCTGCTCGGCGTCGACGTCGCCAGCTTCGGTGACGCGCACGGCGCGACCGATGGCGCGCTCGACGTCCTCTACAGCGACAGCCGCTCCGGCGTCTACAAGAAGCTGGTCATAGGCCGCGATGGGCAGCTGCTCGGCGGTGTGCTGGTCGGCGACACCGAGTCGTACGGCCTGCTGCGCCCACTGGCCATCGGCGGCAAGCCGCTGCAGACGGCCCCCGAGCAGCTGGTGCTGCCGGCCGGACTCGGCCCCGCCGGGCCGGTCGCGCTGCCGGACGAGGCCGTGGTCTGCTCCTGCCACAACGTCAGCCAGGGCCAGATCCGCGCCGCCGTCCGCGAGCAGGGCTGCACCACCGTCCCCGCGGTCAAGAAGTGCACCAGCGCGGGCACCGGGTGCGGCAGCTGCGTCAAACTGCTGGGCTCCATCGTGACCGAGGAGCTGGAAGCGAGCGGCGTCAGCGTCGACACGAACCT
This window harbors:
- a CDS encoding NAD(P)/FAD-dependent oxidoreductase: MNARRNDSLSGRHIAVVGAGMAAARFVERYRALGGTARVTLYGAEARAPYNRVLLADVLTGRYDAEAIALPAGGAQLRLGIETVAVDPAARTLTLADGRREAWDELVLATGANPLLPPVRGLRRPDGTGLRDGVHALRTLADCARLAEDAGRARRAVVIGGGVLGVSVARALAALGLTVEIVHQGPHLIERQLDAEAAAALRAGLRRLGVETYPGNRARAVVDRGATDGAAVELANGYRLSTDLVVLACGVRPRTALAHAAGLDVGTGVVVDDALAASEPHVYAIGDCTQHRGAVHGLSEPAWEQADVLAARLSGADPGARYRGARPLSRLSAGPLEYAAFGEAHLDADDLAADPGLDVLRLTDATRGTYKKLVLRGGRLVGAILLGDLATVGELALACERDDLISDRSLHLLTPYGAS
- the nirB gene encoding nitrite reductase large subunit NirB → MTQHRTSARLPRRLKDLVLIGHGMVGQRFLEALTGQPGSAAWRITVLAEEPRPAYDRVHLTSWFSGTGVEELSLAPPGFLTEHGIDLRLADPAAAFDRAGQTVTTASGDVLHYDALVLATGSYPFVPPVPGRDAAGCHVYRTIEDLEAIRADAGRAGIGVVVGGGLLGLEAAGALMALGLETHVVEFAPRLMALQVDEGGGQLLRRKIEDLGVHVHTGAGTQAILTSEDGRVRGMGLSDGRELPAGLVVFSAGVRPRDQLARESGLPVGERGGIVVDERCRTNDPHVYAIGECALAADGKVYGLVAPGYAMAATAARSLAGEYRDEDAFTGADTSTKLKLLGVDVASFGDAHGATDGALDVLYSDSRSGVYKKLVIGRDGQLLGGVLVGDTESYGLLRPLAIGGKPLQTAPEQLVLPAGLGPAGPVALPDEAVVCSCHNVSQGQIRAAVREQGCTTVPAVKKCTSAGTGCGSCVKLLGSIVTEELEASGVSVDTNLCEHFAHTRAELYEIVRATGITSFSALIDGHGSGEGCDVCKPVVASILAGADNGHILDGEQAALQDTNDHFLANLQRNGSYSVVPRIPGGEITPYGLITIGEIARDFGLYTKITGGQRIDLLGAGVDQLPAIWRRLVDAGFESGHAYGKSLRTVKSCVGETWCRYGVQDSVGLAIELELRYRGLRSPHKLKSAVSGCARECAEAQGKDFGIIATSAGWNLYVGGNGGMTPRHADLLAADLDRETLIRSIDRFLMFYIRTADRLERTSVWLDRVEGGLEHVRAVVMDDSLGICDELDLQMERHIGGYRDEWAAVLDDPERLRRFASFVNAPGTPDPAVAFMPERGQIRPARPGENEQNHAPALVAGARLEVRTA